In a single window of the Candidatus Eisenbacteria bacterium genome:
- a CDS encoding aspartate aminotransferase family protein, translating to MSTTKAPSLALPGPASEKWFDTEAEYLAPGIQSVALFARLCIDRGEGALLYDVDGNRYIDLLAGVGVASLGYAHPRYVEALRRQLARVHVGSFTTENRAALVKLLAEITPGDLRRTQFYSGGAEAVEAAIRLAQSHTGKSEVIAFWGGFHGKTGGVLPLLGSNFKHALGPLMPGRYLSPYASCARCAFDKTFPSCGWHCVEFLRQKIDVETARNVAAILVEPIQGTSGNIIPPRGYLKELEGLARELGALLICDEMITGFGRTGMMFGVDHDGIVPDVMTVGKGFGGGFPMSAIIARESVAFAKPFANPSGSSSSYGGNPLAAAAARVTVETILAERLVDNARRVGDVMLTEMKSWEREIPIVSDVRGRGLLLGMDLVVPGTRQWLDKKTTRWIFDTLLTRGVLAMIYNPEVRINPPLVINEELAMEALAAMKGVLREASDRLG from the coding sequence CACCACCAAGGCGCCCTCCCTCGCGCTGCCCGGCCCTGCGTCCGAGAAGTGGTTCGACACCGAAGCAGAATATCTCGCGCCGGGGATTCAGAGCGTCGCACTCTTTGCACGGCTCTGCATCGACCGGGGTGAGGGGGCACTGCTCTACGACGTCGACGGCAATCGCTACATCGACCTGCTGGCCGGCGTCGGCGTGGCCAGCCTGGGGTATGCGCATCCGCGCTACGTCGAGGCGCTCCGGCGGCAGCTGGCGCGGGTTCATGTGGGAAGCTTCACGACCGAGAACCGGGCCGCCTTGGTGAAGCTCCTCGCGGAGATCACGCCCGGGGACCTTCGCCGAACGCAGTTCTACAGCGGCGGGGCCGAAGCCGTCGAGGCCGCGATCCGCCTGGCTCAGTCCCACACGGGCAAGAGCGAGGTGATCGCCTTCTGGGGAGGATTTCACGGCAAGACGGGCGGGGTCCTGCCGCTTCTCGGAAGCAACTTCAAGCATGCGCTCGGCCCGCTCATGCCGGGGCGGTACCTAAGCCCCTATGCTTCCTGCGCCCGATGCGCCTTCGACAAGACATTTCCATCGTGCGGCTGGCACTGCGTCGAGTTTCTCCGGCAGAAGATCGACGTCGAGACGGCACGGAACGTCGCCGCGATCCTCGTCGAGCCCATCCAGGGCACGTCGGGCAATATCATTCCGCCTCGCGGATACTTGAAGGAGCTGGAGGGGCTCGCGCGGGAGCTGGGAGCGCTTCTGATCTGCGACGAGATGATCACCGGATTCGGCCGCACGGGGATGATGTTCGGCGTCGACCACGACGGGATCGTTCCCGACGTCATGACGGTGGGGAAGGGCTTCGGTGGCGGGTTCCCCATGAGCGCCATCATCGCGCGTGAATCGGTCGCCTTCGCCAAGCCTTTCGCCAACCCGAGCGGGAGCTCGTCCAGCTACGGGGGAAACCCTCTCGCGGCGGCCGCGGCCCGCGTCACGGTCGAGACGATCCTCGCCGAGCGCCTCGTGGACAACGCGCGGAGGGTCGGAGACGTCATGCTGACCGAGATGAAGAGTTGGGAGCGGGAGATTCCGATCGTCAGCGACGTCCGGGGGCGCGGGCTTCTCCTCGGGATGGATCTCGTCGTGCCCGGAACCCGTCAATGGCTGGACAAGAAGACGACGCGCTGGATCTTCGACACCCTTCTCACCCGAGGGGTGCTCGCGATGATCTACAACCCGGAGGTTCGCATCAATCCTCCCTTGGTGATCAACGAGGAGTTGGCCATGGAGGCGCTGGCAGCGATGAAGGGAGTCCTGCGTGAAGCCTCCGATCGACTTGGCTGA
- a CDS encoding CDP-alcohol phosphatidyltransferase family protein: MKPPIDLADKGAEVEEWLDLRFFRPLGYWIAKALQPTRVSANQVTLWSLATGLVAGHLFYYAGPWPGALGFVLFIISDIFDSADGQLARLRSVESRFGRIVDGLADNLRFANLYLTLMARLAVQGRNWFDLLLVLAAGLSQSLQGTSVDFIRLSFLSLGPGHREPVELPEEVAVPRQGSLFQKLAAFAYRAYVRRQSWMFPRSMELERRLRQGLLPEQEIRSCRLRQRAVVNLCAWQGHNIRFGLLGAAAVLGWIEGYLWVTVTVMNILLLVSVALYEGNARNLLEAVRSDALVTVAES, translated from the coding sequence GTGAAGCCTCCGATCGACTTGGCTGATAAGGGCGCGGAAGTCGAGGAATGGCTCGACCTCCGCTTCTTCCGGCCGCTCGGCTACTGGATTGCCAAGGCGCTTCAACCGACGCGCGTCTCCGCCAACCAGGTCACCTTGTGGTCTCTGGCGACGGGACTGGTCGCCGGGCACCTCTTCTACTACGCGGGCCCCTGGCCCGGCGCCCTTGGCTTCGTACTCTTCATCATCTCCGACATCTTTGACAGCGCCGATGGACAGCTGGCGCGGCTGCGCAGCGTCGAATCCCGGTTCGGGCGCATCGTGGACGGTCTCGCAGACAACCTCCGCTTCGCGAATCTATACCTGACCCTGATGGCCCGCCTCGCGGTGCAGGGCAGGAACTGGTTCGACCTTCTCCTTGTCCTCGCCGCCGGCCTGAGCCAGTCCCTTCAGGGCACGTCGGTCGACTTCATCCGGTTGTCCTTTCTCTCCCTTGGGCCCGGCCATCGGGAGCCCGTCGAGCTCCCCGAGGAGGTTGCCGTTCCGCGCCAAGGATCGCTCTTCCAGAAACTCGCCGCGTTCGCCTACCGGGCGTACGTGCGGAGGCAGTCTTGGATGTTTCCCCGAAGCATGGAGTTGGAGCGACGCCTGCGGCAGGGTCTCCTCCCCGAGCAGGAGATTCGTTCCTGCCGGCTCCGCCAGCGGGCCGTGGTGAACCTCTGCGCCTGGCAGGGCCATAACATCCGATTTGGCCTGCTTGGGGCGGCGGCGGTATTGGGCTGGATCGAGGGGTACCTCTGGGTGACGGTGACGGTGATGAACATCCTTCTTCTGGTGAGTGTGGCCCTCTATGAGGGGAACGCGCGGAACCTGCTCGAGGCCGTCCGTTCCGATGCCCTTGTCACCGTCGCCGAATCCTGA
- a CDS encoding Gfo/Idh/MocA family oxidoreductase translates to MRGTRGTCSRPSVPMPLSPSPNPDRPPLRGVIVGGGAVATRGHIPAYFSAHLARRFQILGVVDPAPGVAPGHGIPVLDRLDRIRDLGPVDFLDVCTPTALHLRLTLWGLEHGFHVLCEKPVALNRNEAEQIAVAAKRAGRVVLPCHQYRYNPAWLKIREWLKAGRIGRWHLGEFIVRRTAADAGAGGAADTPWRGRREKSRGGILLDHGTHLIYLVLDLAGLPQETRCWTGRLRREPYEVEDTAHVLLRYPDRAVTFFLTWADQTRATSIRFTGERGLIEWTEGVLCLDCDTAHERLDLARELAKSAYPSWFARLFRRFAAAIERHELTVGLREIHEVGAVLEESYASAARESDVLAQAAP, encoded by the coding sequence ATGAGGGGAACGCGCGGAACCTGCTCGAGGCCGTCCGTTCCGATGCCCTTGTCACCGTCGCCGAATCCTGACCGGCCTCCGCTGCGAGGCGTGATCGTCGGCGGAGGCGCTGTCGCGACGAGGGGCCACATCCCGGCCTACTTCAGCGCGCACCTCGCGAGACGATTTCAGATCCTCGGCGTGGTCGATCCCGCGCCCGGCGTTGCGCCGGGTCACGGGATTCCCGTTCTCGATCGTCTGGATCGGATCCGGGACCTCGGTCCCGTCGACTTTCTGGACGTTTGCACACCGACAGCGTTGCACCTCAGGCTTACCCTATGGGGTCTCGAGCACGGATTCCACGTGCTGTGCGAGAAACCGGTGGCGCTGAACCGGAACGAAGCGGAGCAGATCGCGGTCGCGGCCAAGCGCGCCGGGAGGGTGGTCCTGCCCTGCCACCAGTACCGATACAACCCCGCTTGGCTCAAGATACGCGAATGGCTGAAGGCCGGTCGCATCGGACGCTGGCACCTGGGTGAGTTCATCGTTCGCCGGACCGCCGCCGACGCAGGGGCCGGGGGAGCCGCCGACACGCCGTGGCGCGGCCGACGCGAGAAGAGCCGGGGAGGGATCCTCCTGGATCACGGAACGCACCTGATCTACCTGGTGCTCGACCTGGCAGGGCTTCCTCAGGAGACCCGCTGCTGGACCGGCCGCCTCCGCCGCGAGCCGTACGAGGTAGAGGATACGGCCCATGTTCTTCTTCGGTACCCCGACCGGGCCGTGACCTTTTTCCTGACCTGGGCGGACCAGACCCGCGCGACGAGCATTCGCTTCACGGGGGAGCGGGGTCTTATCGAATGGACGGAAGGGGTGCTTTGCCTGGACTGCGACACGGCGCACGAGCGCCTCGATTTGGCCAGGGAGCTTGCGAAGTCCGCCTATCCGAGTTGGTTCGCCCGTCTCTTCAGGAGATTCGCCGCGGCCATCGAGCGTCACGAATTGACGGTCGGCCTGCGCGAGATCCACGAGGTGGGAGCGGTCCTTGAGGAGTCGTACGCCTCCGCGGCGCGGGAGTCGGATGTCCTCGCCCAGGCGGCGCCGTGA